In a single window of the Caproicibacterium sp. BJN0003 genome:
- a CDS encoding terminase large subunit, whose product MRKLKKYNSTRFKATDSVYDKTAADYAVAFVEALCHTKGTWAGKPFELIDWQEQIIRDIFGILKPNGYRQFNTAYVEIPKKMGKSELAAAVALLLTCGDNEERAEVYGCAADRNQASIVFNVAADMVRMCPALSKRVKILDATKRLIYQPTGSIYQVLSADVGNKHGFNTHGVVFDELHTQPNRKLYDVMTKGSGDARMQPLYFLITTAGDNQNSICWEVHQKALDIIDGRKHDPTFYPVIYGAAQEDDWTDPKVWKKANPSLGITVGMDKVRAAFESARQNPAEENSFRQLRLNQWVKQAVRWMPMDKWDACAFPVDEKSLEGRVCYGGLDLSSSTDITAFVLVFPPIDEEDKYSILPYFWIPEDNIDLRVWRDHVNYDVWKKQDFLQTTEGNVVHYGYIEQFIESLGEKYNIREIAFDRWGAVQMTQNLETLGFSVVPFGQGFKDMSPPTKELMKLTLEEKLAHGGHPVLRWMMDNIYIRTDPAGNIKADKEKSTEKIDGAVATIMALDRAIRCGNDTGESVYDTRGLLVF is encoded by the coding sequence ATCCGTAAACTAAAAAAATACAACTCGACACGGTTTAAAGCCACGGATTCCGTTTACGACAAAACCGCCGCCGACTATGCCGTAGCTTTTGTTGAAGCTCTCTGCCATACCAAAGGCACCTGGGCCGGAAAGCCCTTCGAGCTTATCGATTGGCAGGAACAGATTATCCGTGATATCTTTGGAATCCTCAAACCCAATGGCTACCGCCAGTTCAACACCGCCTACGTGGAAATCCCGAAAAAGATGGGCAAGTCAGAGCTTGCGGCGGCTGTCGCACTGCTTCTCACCTGCGGGGATAACGAAGAACGCGCCGAGGTCTATGGATGTGCCGCAGACCGAAATCAAGCGTCCATCGTTTTCAACGTGGCGGCAGATATGGTGCGAATGTGTCCGGCGCTCTCCAAGCGTGTCAAAATTCTAGACGCAACCAAACGGCTCATCTATCAGCCGACCGGCAGCATCTATCAGGTGCTGTCCGCCGACGTCGGAAACAAGCACGGTTTTAACACCCACGGCGTTGTATTTGATGAGCTGCATACCCAGCCAAACAGAAAACTATATGACGTTATGACCAAGGGCAGCGGCGATGCGAGAATGCAGCCGCTGTATTTTTTGATCACCACTGCTGGGGATAACCAGAACAGCATCTGTTGGGAGGTACATCAGAAGGCACTGGATATTATTGATGGCAGAAAGCACGACCCTACCTTCTACCCGGTAATTTACGGCGCGGCGCAGGAGGACGATTGGACAGACCCCAAGGTGTGGAAAAAAGCAAATCCCTCCCTTGGCATCACGGTAGGGATGGATAAGGTCAGAGCTGCATTTGAATCGGCAAGGCAAAACCCTGCCGAGGAAAACAGCTTCCGGCAGCTCCGACTGAACCAATGGGTCAAACAGGCGGTGCGCTGGATGCCAATGGACAAATGGGATGCCTGCGCATTCCCCGTGGATGAAAAATCACTCGAAGGGCGCGTCTGTTATGGAGGACTTGACCTTTCGTCCTCTACCGACATTACGGCGTTCGTGTTAGTGTTTCCACCCATCGACGAGGAAGATAAGTACAGCATTCTACCGTACTTTTGGATACCGGAGGACAATATCGACCTACGTGTTTGGCGCGACCATGTGAACTATGATGTCTGGAAAAAGCAGGACTTTCTGCAAACCACCGAGGGCAATGTAGTGCATTACGGCTACATCGAGCAGTTTATTGAATCCCTCGGCGAAAAATACAACATCCGTGAAATCGCGTTCGACCGCTGGGGCGCAGTGCAAATGACACAGAATCTTGAAACGCTCGGCTTTTCGGTCGTGCCGTTCGGACAGGGTTTTAAGGATATGAGCCCTCCGACCAAAGAACTGATGAAGCTGACGCTGGAAGAAAAGCTCGCCCACGGCGGCCACCCGGTACTCCGTTGGATGATGGACAACATCTATATCCGCACCGACCCGGCTGGAAATATCAAAGCAGATAAGGAAAAATCCACAGAGAAAATTGACGGCGCAGTCGCCACTATTATGGCGCTTGACCGGGCGATTCGCTGCGGCAACGATACGGGCGAAAGCGTGTATGACACACGCGGACTGCTCGTTTTTTAA
- a CDS encoding head maturation protease, ClpP-related, translated as MDKTNRAQSPGKVPVRARDKTHFWNWENDDELGVRTLYLDGTIADESWWDDEITPRMFKDELFSGSGDIVVWINSPGGDCVAASQIYTMLMDYTGNVTVKIDGLAASAASVIAMAGTQVLMAPTALLMIHNPMSIAIGDTEEMQKAIAMLDEVKESIINAYEIKTGQSRAKISHLMDGETWMNANKAIELGFADGILEDSKRGHTDDVVFAFSRRAVTNSLMNKLISKSAPKPEQRKQNAPTGVSIEVAMQKLQARKYI; from the coding sequence ATGGACAAAACAAATCGGGCGCAAAGCCCAGGCAAAGTTCCCGTCAGGGCACGTGACAAAACGCATTTCTGGAACTGGGAAAACGATGATGAATTGGGCGTCCGTACTCTTTACCTCGACGGCACCATTGCGGACGAAAGCTGGTGGGACGATGAAATCACACCCAGAATGTTCAAGGATGAGCTGTTTTCCGGCAGCGGAGATATTGTCGTATGGATCAACTCTCCCGGCGGGGACTGCGTGGCAGCTTCACAGATTTACACCATGCTCATGGACTACACAGGCAATGTCACAGTAAAAATTGACGGTCTGGCGGCGAGTGCCGCTTCGGTCATCGCAATGGCGGGTACACAGGTGCTCATGGCTCCAACGGCACTGTTGATGATTCACAATCCGATGTCAATTGCTATTGGCGATACCGAGGAAATGCAGAAGGCCATCGCCATGCTGGACGAGGTCAAGGAAAGCATCATCAACGCCTATGAAATCAAAACCGGGCAGTCGAGAGCGAAAATTTCACATCTCATGGATGGCGAAACCTGGATGAATGCGAACAAAGCTATCGAGCTGGGCTTCGCAGACGGCATCTTGGAGGACTCCAAGCGTGGTCATACTGATGATGTGGTCTTTGCGTTTTCCCGCAGGGCGGTTACCAATTCGCTTATGAACAAGCTCATCTCTAAATCCGCTCCAAAGCCGGAGCAAAGGAAGCAGAATGCGCCGACCGGCGTTTCCATTGAAGTGGCTATGCAGAAACTGCAAGCCCGTAAATACATTTAA
- a CDS encoding head-tail connector protein, whose product MTTDNLLPKVKAHLILSHDEDDGLLLSYIAAAVSYAESYQHVAKGYYEETSMPSTTEQAVIMLSSFFYESRDGSTAGFFGDSVQAGQQVWETVNMLLRLDRDWKV is encoded by the coding sequence ATGACGACAGATAACCTTCTCCCCAAAGTCAAAGCGCACCTTATTTTGTCACACGACGAGGACGACGGCCTGCTGCTGAGCTATATTGCCGCCGCCGTCTCCTATGCCGAAAGTTACCAGCACGTTGCTAAGGGCTATTATGAGGAAACTTCCATGCCGTCCACCACAGAGCAAGCCGTGATTATGCTGTCGTCCTTCTTTTACGAAAGTCGGGACGGCAGCACAGCCGGCTTTTTTGGTGATAGCGTGCAGGCGGGTCAGCAGGTGTGGGAGACGGTCAATATGCTTCTTCGGCTTGACCGAGATTGGAAGGTGTAA
- a CDS encoding head-tail adaptor protein codes for MSFGKMNTQIDIISAAPVKDADGFVTNGDHVVASVRAYKEDRHGNERWANMAAFSEATALFRFRKIPSVEITTSLFIVCGGEQYRIISAEDVRGRGMYVEVLAEKQEGTVR; via the coding sequence ATGTCCTTTGGCAAGATGAACACTCAGATTGACATCATCTCCGCCGCCCCGGTGAAGGACGCGGACGGCTTTGTTACTAACGGTGACCATGTTGTTGCTTCCGTCCGCGCATACAAAGAAGACCGCCACGGAAACGAGCGATGGGCAAATATGGCGGCGTTCAGCGAAGCAACGGCCCTCTTTCGTTTTCGGAAGATTCCCAGCGTAGAGATAACAACCTCTCTGTTTATCGTCTGCGGTGGTGAGCAATATCGAATTATCAGCGCGGAGGATGTTCGCGGGCGTGGGATGTATGTCGAAGTGCTCGCAGAAAAGCAGGAAGGGACGGTGAGGTAA
- a CDS encoding phage portal protein, producing MNIFQGIFKARDKPKNLGSTSFLWGGSSSGKVVNERTAMQMTAVYSCVRILSEAIAGLPLFVYKYGNDGSKDKYLDHPLWRVLHDEPNPEMTSFVFRETMMNHLLLTGNGYAQIIRNARGDVVALYPLMPDRMTVDRDSQGRLYYRYRKNSDDAPEVSRNKPSDVILAPSDVLHILGLGFDGLVGYSPIAMAKNAVGLAIAAEEYGAKFFANGAAPSGVLEHPGTIKDPERIRQSWQSTFGGSVNSNKIAVLEEGLKYTPIAISPEQAQFLETRKFQINEIARIFRVPPHMLADLEKSSFSNIEQQSLEFVKYTLDPWVVRWEQAMNKSLLLESEKRDVFTKFNVDGLLRGDYASRMTGYATARQNGWMSANDIRQLENLDRIPAELGGDLYLINGAMTKLQDAGAFANTTITETEETSDGQNKSGAKPRQSSRQGT from the coding sequence ATGAACATCTTTCAAGGAATTTTCAAAGCCCGTGATAAGCCTAAGAACTTAGGCAGCACCAGCTTTTTGTGGGGCGGCTCGTCCTCCGGCAAGGTCGTTAATGAAAGAACGGCCATGCAAATGACAGCTGTTTACTCTTGCGTCCGTATATTATCCGAAGCAATCGCGGGCCTGCCGCTATTTGTATATAAATACGGAAATGATGGCAGCAAGGACAAATATCTTGACCACCCGCTGTGGCGTGTGCTGCACGATGAACCTAACCCGGAAATGACTTCGTTTGTTTTCCGGGAGACCATGATGAACCATCTGCTGCTGACAGGCAATGGGTACGCACAGATTATCCGAAACGCTCGCGGCGATGTCGTGGCGCTATATCCCCTCATGCCTGACCGCATGACTGTTGACCGGGATTCGCAGGGACGGCTGTATTACCGCTACAGAAAAAATAGCGATGACGCGCCGGAGGTCAGCAGGAACAAGCCGAGCGATGTCATCCTCGCACCAAGCGATGTGCTGCACATTCTCGGTTTAGGCTTTGACGGACTGGTCGGCTACTCGCCGATTGCAATGGCAAAAAACGCCGTAGGACTTGCTATCGCCGCCGAGGAATACGGTGCTAAATTTTTCGCCAACGGCGCGGCACCCAGCGGCGTGTTGGAGCACCCCGGCACCATAAAGGACCCGGAGCGGATAAGGCAAAGCTGGCAGTCCACCTTTGGCGGCAGCGTCAACAGCAACAAAATAGCCGTACTTGAGGAAGGGCTCAAGTATACGCCTATCGCCATTTCTCCCGAACAGGCGCAGTTTTTGGAGACGCGGAAATTTCAGATCAATGAGATAGCTCGAATTTTCAGGGTCCCGCCCCATATGTTGGCGGATCTCGAGAAGTCGAGCTTTTCTAATATTGAGCAGCAGTCGCTGGAGTTTGTGAAATACACGCTCGACCCGTGGGTCGTTCGCTGGGAACAGGCAATGAATAAGTCGCTCCTGCTTGAAAGCGAAAAGCGTGATGTGTTTACAAAATTTAATGTGGACGGACTGCTTCGCGGCGACTACGCCAGCCGCATGACAGGTTACGCGACAGCCCGGCAGAACGGCTGGATGAGCGCAAACGATATCAGACAGCTTGAGAATCTCGACCGGATACCAGCGGAGCTCGGCGGCGACCTATACCTTATCAATGGCGCGATGACCAAATTGCAGGACGCCGGTGCATTCGCAAACACAACTATAACAGAAACGGAGGAAACCTCAGATGGACAAAACAAATCGGGCGCAAAGCCCAGGCAAAGTTCCCGTCAGGGCACGTGA
- a CDS encoding head fiber protein gives MSDYNAKNYTEQGGEKTVIGGTLEILEGASVTGLPAAENQADSTATDAAGLVTDFNALLAKLKAAGLMAADEE, from the coding sequence ATGAGTGACTATAACGCAAAAAACTACACCGAGCAGGGCGGAGAAAAAACCGTCATCGGCGGAACACTGGAAATTCTGGAGGGAGCCTCGGTGACGGGGCTTCCTGCTGCGGAAAATCAGGCGGACAGCACCGCGACCGATGCCGCTGGTCTGGTTACGGACTTCAACGCCCTGCTTGCCAAGCTGAAAGCGGCGGGTTTGATGGCGGCGGACGAAGAATAA
- a CDS encoding phage major capsid protein produces the protein MKKVLEMREKRAKAWDAAKAFLDTRAKDGVLSPEDNTTYDKMLADVDAMAHQIAIEEDRVARDAAMAQPTSSPITAKPNAQNGKPISPRATAEYREDFLNIVRGKRPIHNVMEEGTPSTGGYIVPVEFDSTLVQALARENVIRSLAKVITTAAPHRINVALTDVSADWVAESGTFTPSTPTFNQLSLDAYTLRAAALVSEELLQDSMFDLEAYLIDNFARAFAAKEEQAFCVGNGSGQPTGIFTASGGDVGVTTATAADIKADEIIDLTYSLKDGYKKNAVFVLSSATLAGIRKLKDGNGAYMWQPSLQAGQPDRLLGFPVYVSQYAPTISAGAYTVAFGDFQNYWIADRSGRTVRRADELHIANLQTGFYAFQRVDGKTVLPEGIKLLKQHA, from the coding sequence ATGAAAAAGGTACTCGAAATGCGTGAAAAACGCGCAAAAGCATGGGACGCGGCAAAGGCGTTCCTCGATACGCGCGCCAAGGATGGCGTTCTCTCTCCCGAAGACAACACAACCTATGACAAGATGCTCGCGGATGTGGACGCAATGGCGCATCAGATTGCCATTGAGGAAGACCGCGTGGCAAGAGACGCCGCTATGGCCCAGCCGACCAGCTCTCCCATTACGGCAAAACCCAACGCACAGAACGGAAAGCCCATCAGCCCCAGAGCAACCGCCGAATACCGTGAGGATTTCTTAAACATCGTGCGCGGTAAGCGACCGATTCACAACGTTATGGAGGAAGGCACTCCTTCTACCGGCGGCTATATCGTTCCGGTGGAATTCGACAGCACCCTTGTGCAGGCACTTGCCCGTGAGAATGTAATTCGTTCTCTGGCAAAGGTTATCACCACCGCAGCACCGCACAGAATTAACGTCGCACTCACCGATGTGTCCGCCGACTGGGTAGCAGAAAGCGGTACGTTTACGCCCAGCACTCCTACCTTCAATCAGCTCTCCCTTGACGCTTATACGCTCCGCGCGGCGGCGCTGGTTTCAGAGGAACTGCTTCAGGATTCCATGTTTGACCTCGAAGCCTACCTCATCGACAACTTCGCACGCGCTTTTGCAGCGAAGGAAGAGCAGGCATTCTGCGTCGGTAACGGCAGCGGTCAGCCCACGGGCATCTTCACTGCGAGCGGCGGCGACGTCGGTGTGACCACCGCAACTGCGGCGGATATTAAGGCTGATGAAATCATCGACCTAACCTATTCCCTCAAGGACGGTTACAAGAAAAATGCCGTGTTTGTTTTGAGCAGCGCCACTCTCGCGGGCATCCGCAAACTGAAGGACGGCAACGGCGCATATATGTGGCAGCCGTCGCTGCAGGCGGGTCAGCCCGACCGTCTACTCGGTTTCCCGGTGTATGTCTCCCAGTATGCTCCGACCATTTCGGCAGGTGCATATACCGTTGCTTTCGGTGATTTCCAGAACTACTGGATTGCCGACCGCAGCGGCAGAACCGTGCGCCGTGCGGACGAACTGCATATCGCCAACCTTCAGACCGGCTTCTACGCTTTCCAGCGTGTGGACGGTAAAACCGTACTGCCAGAAGGTATCAAGCTGCTCAAGCAGCATGCTTAA